Proteins encoded within one genomic window of Calonectris borealis chromosome 1, bCalBor7.hap1.2, whole genome shotgun sequence:
- the CBX7 gene encoding chromobox protein homolog 7 isoform X1, giving the protein MELSAIGEQVFAVESIRKKRVRKGKVEYLVKWKGWPPKYSTWEPEDHILDPRLVVAYEEKEERDRASGYRKRGPKPKRLLLQRLYGMDLRSAHKGKEKLCFSLARRFGGGDSSLPGAKPGQAEFSEKTGGAVLPFSLRKQRKNQKYLRLSRKKFPRMASLESRNCRREFFLNDAVGLEARQGPEDWEAMQHTSKEADVDGSLPWIPTVPPSEVTVTDITANSITVTFREAQVAEGFFRDRSAQF; this is encoded by the exons ATGGAGCTGTCGGCCATCGGGGAGCAGGTGTTCGCAGTGGAGAGCATCCGCAAGAAGCGCGTGCGGAAG GGTAAAGTAGAATACCTGGTGAAGTGGAAAGGATGGCCCCCAAA atacagCACATGGGAGCCAGAGGATCATATCTTGGACCCTCGCCTGGTAGTGGCTTATGAAGAAAA GGAAGAGAGAGACCGTGCATCGGGGTACAGGAAAAGAGGCCCCAAACCAAAGCGCCTCTTACTGCAG CGGCTGTATGGCATGGACTTGAGAAGTGCCCacaagggaaaggagaagcttTGTTTCTCTCTTGCACGGAGGTTTGGAGGAGGAGACAGTAGCCTGCCAGGGGCGAAGCCAGGGCAGGCAGAGTTCTCAGAGAAGACTGGGGGAGCGGTCCTGCCATTCTCTCTCCGGAAGCAACGCAAAAACCAGAAGTACCTGCGACTGTCAAGGAAGAAGTTCCCCCGCATGGCGAGCCTGGAGAGCCGAAACTGCAGGCGTGAGTTCTTCCTGAATGATGCAGTGGGcctggaggccaggcagggccCTGAGGACTGGGAGGCCATGCAGCACACCAGCAAAGAAG cagaTGTGGATGGCAGCCTCCCTTGGATTCCCACTGTGCCCCCCAGCGAAGTGACAGTGACAGACATCACGGCAAACTCCATTACCGTCACTTTCAGAGAAGCACAAGTGGCTGAGGGCTTCTTCCGAGACCGGAGTGCGCAGTTCTGA
- the CBX7 gene encoding chromobox protein homolog 7 isoform X2 translates to MELSAIGEQVFAVESIRKKRVRKGKVEYLVKWKGWPPKYSTWEPEDHILDPRLVVAYEEKEERDRASGYRKRGPKPKRLLLQRLYGMDLRSAHKGKEKLCFSLARRFGGGDSSLPGAKPGQAEFSEKTGGAVLPFSLRKQRKNQKYLRLSRKKFPRMASLESRNCRREFFLNDAVGLEARQGPEDWEAMQHTSKEDVDGSLPWIPTVPPSEVTVTDITANSITVTFREAQVAEGFFRDRSAQF, encoded by the exons ATGGAGCTGTCGGCCATCGGGGAGCAGGTGTTCGCAGTGGAGAGCATCCGCAAGAAGCGCGTGCGGAAG GGTAAAGTAGAATACCTGGTGAAGTGGAAAGGATGGCCCCCAAA atacagCACATGGGAGCCAGAGGATCATATCTTGGACCCTCGCCTGGTAGTGGCTTATGAAGAAAA GGAAGAGAGAGACCGTGCATCGGGGTACAGGAAAAGAGGCCCCAAACCAAAGCGCCTCTTACTGCAG CGGCTGTATGGCATGGACTTGAGAAGTGCCCacaagggaaaggagaagcttTGTTTCTCTCTTGCACGGAGGTTTGGAGGAGGAGACAGTAGCCTGCCAGGGGCGAAGCCAGGGCAGGCAGAGTTCTCAGAGAAGACTGGGGGAGCGGTCCTGCCATTCTCTCTCCGGAAGCAACGCAAAAACCAGAAGTACCTGCGACTGTCAAGGAAGAAGTTCCCCCGCATGGCGAGCCTGGAGAGCCGAAACTGCAGGCGTGAGTTCTTCCTGAATGATGCAGTGGGcctggaggccaggcagggccCTGAGGACTGGGAGGCCATGCAGCACACCAGCAAAGAAG aTGTGGATGGCAGCCTCCCTTGGATTCCCACTGTGCCCCCCAGCGAAGTGACAGTGACAGACATCACGGCAAACTCCATTACCGTCACTTTCAGAGAAGCACAAGTGGCTGAGGGCTTCTTCCGAGACCGGAGTGCGCAGTTCTGA